Proteins from a single region of Streptomyces vinaceus:
- a CDS encoding methylmalonyl-CoA mutase family protein → MTVLPDDGLSLAAEFPDATHEQWQRLVEGVLRKSGKDVSGEAAEDALSTKLEDGLTTRPLYTAPETAEETGFPGFAPFIRGGSPAGGAADGWDVRQRYVGNDPVRVNEAVLTDLENGVTSLWLSVGDSCGGLPVDALPRALDGVYLDLAPVCLDAGAEYADAARALLRLYAERQVAPAAARASFGADPLGHEARTGEVLELAGAVGLAREAAAHWPGIRALTVDALPYHEAGGSAAEELGLSLATGVAYLRALTQDGAPTGEALGQLEFRYAATADQFLTIAKFRAARRLWARIAEACGAPEAGAQRQHAVTSPVMMTRRDPWVNMLRTTVACMAAGVGGADSVTVLPFDHELGLPDAFARRIARNTSTILLEESHLARVIDPAGGSYYVERLTDELAHAAWEFFQTIEKAGGLAAALRSGLVAERLAATWAERSKKLAKRREPITGVSEFPLLSEKPLDREPAPAGPTGGLPRVRRDEAYEALRARSDAHLAATGHRPRIFLAALGPAAAHTARATFAANLFQAGGVEPVHDPVSVDPATAAEAYAASGADGMAVLCSSDPLYEEQAGAVAAALRAAGATTVFLAGKPGTAAGAVDEYVFAGCDAVAVLSSVLDRMGVSL, encoded by the coding sequence ATGACGGTCCTGCCTGATGACGGGCTCTCCTTGGCCGCCGAGTTCCCTGACGCGACGCATGAGCAGTGGCAGCGCCTGGTAGAGGGCGTTCTACGCAAGTCCGGCAAGGACGTATCCGGCGAAGCCGCAGAAGACGCGTTGTCCACGAAGCTTGAGGACGGGCTCACCACCCGCCCGCTGTACACCGCGCCCGAAACGGCCGAAGAGACCGGGTTCCCCGGTTTCGCGCCGTTCATACGGGGTGGCAGCCCCGCCGGCGGTGCCGCCGACGGCTGGGACGTACGTCAGCGGTATGTCGGAAACGACCCCGTACGGGTGAACGAGGCCGTTCTCACCGACCTGGAGAACGGGGTCACCTCCCTCTGGCTGTCCGTGGGCGACTCCTGCGGCGGCCTCCCCGTCGACGCGCTCCCCCGCGCCCTCGACGGCGTCTACCTCGACCTGGCGCCCGTCTGCCTCGACGCCGGAGCCGAATACGCCGACGCCGCCCGCGCCTTGCTGCGCCTGTACGCCGAGCGGCAGGTGGCCCCCGCGGCCGCCCGCGCGAGCTTCGGCGCCGACCCCCTCGGCCATGAGGCCCGTACGGGTGAGGTCCTGGAGCTCGCCGGCGCCGTCGGCCTCGCCCGGGAGGCCGCCGCGCACTGGCCGGGCATCCGCGCCCTCACCGTCGACGCGCTGCCGTACCACGAGGCGGGCGGCTCGGCCGCCGAGGAACTCGGCCTGTCCCTGGCGACCGGGGTGGCCTACCTCCGCGCCCTGACGCAGGACGGCGCCCCCACGGGCGAGGCACTGGGCCAGCTGGAGTTCCGCTACGCCGCGACCGCCGACCAGTTCCTCACCATCGCGAAGTTCCGCGCCGCGCGCCGCCTGTGGGCCCGGATCGCGGAGGCCTGCGGGGCCCCCGAGGCCGGCGCCCAGCGCCAGCACGCCGTCACCTCGCCGGTGATGATGACCCGTCGCGACCCGTGGGTGAACATGCTGCGCACCACCGTCGCCTGCATGGCGGCGGGCGTCGGCGGCGCCGACTCGGTCACCGTGCTCCCCTTCGACCACGAACTCGGCCTGCCGGACGCCTTCGCGCGCCGCATCGCCCGCAACACCTCCACCATCCTGCTGGAGGAGTCGCACCTGGCCCGCGTCATCGACCCGGCCGGCGGCTCGTACTACGTGGAGCGGCTGACCGACGAACTGGCGCACGCCGCCTGGGAGTTCTTCCAGACGATCGAGAAGGCCGGCGGCCTGGCCGCCGCCCTGCGCTCCGGACTGGTCGCCGAGCGGCTCGCCGCCACCTGGGCCGAGCGCTCCAAGAAGCTCGCCAAGCGCCGTGAACCCATCACGGGCGTCAGCGAGTTCCCGCTGCTCTCCGAGAAGCCCCTCGACCGCGAGCCCGCCCCGGCGGGCCCCACCGGCGGGCTGCCCCGCGTACGGCGCGACGAGGCGTACGAGGCGCTGCGCGCCCGCAGCGACGCGCACCTGGCCGCGACGGGCCACCGGCCGCGGATCTTCCTCGCCGCGCTGGGACCCGCGGCGGCGCACACCGCGCGCGCCACCTTCGCCGCGAACCTGTTCCAGGCGGGCGGCGTCGAACCGGTCCACGACCCGGTGTCGGTGGACCCGGCCACGGCCGCCGAGGCCTATGCCGCGAGCGGCGCGGACGGCATGGCCGTGCTGTGCTCCAGCGATCCGCTGTACGAGGAGCAGGCCGGGGCGGTGGCCGCGGCCCTGCGCGCGGCCGGCGCGACGACCGTGTTCCTCGCGGGCAAGCCGGGTACCGCGGCCGGCGCCGTGGACGAGTACGTCTTCGCGGGCTGCGACGCGGTCGCCGTACTGTCCTCCGTACTCGACCGGATGGGAGTCTCCCTGTGA
- the scpA gene encoding methylmalonyl-CoA mutase, with product MSIPDFSELALNGAGTAAGSEDQWRAAVKESTGTAAGDLLWETPEGIGVKPLYTGRDLEGLDFLRTYPGMAPYLRGPYPTMYVNQPWTIRQYAGFSTAEESNAFYRRNLAAGQKGLSIAFDLPTHRGYDSDHPRVTGDVGMAGVAIDSIYDMRQLFDGIPLDKMTVSMTMNGAVLPVLALYIVAAEEQGVSPDKLAGTIQNDILKEFMVRNTYIYPPKPSMRIISDIFAFTSQKMPRYNSISISGYHIQEAGATADLELAYTLADGVEYLRAGQGAGLDVDAFAPRLSFFWAIGMNFFMEVAKLRAARLLWARLVKQFDPKNAKSLSLRTHSQTSGWSLTAQDVFNNVTRTCIEAMAATQGHTQSLHTNALDEALALPTDFSARIARNTQLLLQQESGTCRSIDPWGGSAYVEKLTYDLARRAWQHIQEVEAAGGMAQAIDAGIPKLRVEEAAARTQARIDSGRQPVIGVNKYRVENDEQIDVLKVDNSSVRTQQIEKLRRLREERDEAVTQDKLRALTNAADRADGNLLALAVDAARAKATVGEISDALEKVYGRHASQIRTISGVYRTEAGESPNVERTRALVDRFEEAEGRRPRVLVAKMGQDGHDRGQKVIATAFADLGFDVDVGPLFQTPAEVARQAVEADVHVVGVSSLAAGHLTLVPALREQLAEEGREDIMIVVGGVIPPADVPTLLEMGAAAVFPPGTVIPDAAHDLVTRLAADLGHEL from the coding sequence GTGAGCATCCCCGATTTCTCCGAACTCGCGCTGAACGGCGCGGGCACCGCGGCCGGGTCCGAGGACCAGTGGCGCGCGGCGGTGAAGGAGTCCACCGGGACCGCCGCCGGCGACCTGCTGTGGGAGACCCCCGAGGGCATCGGCGTGAAGCCGCTGTACACGGGCCGGGACCTGGAGGGCCTGGACTTCCTGCGGACCTACCCGGGCATGGCCCCGTACCTGCGCGGCCCGTACCCGACGATGTACGTCAACCAGCCGTGGACGATCCGCCAGTACGCGGGCTTCTCGACGGCCGAGGAGTCGAACGCCTTCTACCGGCGCAACCTCGCGGCCGGCCAGAAGGGCCTGTCGATCGCCTTCGACCTGCCCACGCACCGCGGCTACGACAGCGACCACCCGCGCGTCACGGGTGACGTCGGCATGGCGGGCGTGGCGATCGACTCGATCTACGACATGCGGCAGCTCTTCGACGGCATCCCGCTGGACAAGATGACGGTGTCGATGACGATGAACGGCGCGGTGCTGCCGGTCCTCGCCCTCTACATCGTGGCGGCGGAGGAGCAGGGCGTCTCCCCCGACAAGCTCGCCGGGACCATCCAGAACGACATCCTCAAAGAGTTCATGGTCCGCAACACCTACATCTATCCGCCCAAGCCGTCGATGCGGATCATCTCGGACATCTTCGCGTTCACCTCGCAGAAGATGCCGCGGTACAACTCGATCTCGATCTCCGGGTACCACATCCAGGAGGCCGGGGCCACGGCCGACCTGGAGCTCGCGTACACCCTCGCGGACGGCGTGGAGTACCTGAGGGCCGGTCAGGGCGCCGGGCTGGACGTGGACGCGTTCGCACCGCGCCTGTCGTTCTTCTGGGCGATCGGCATGAACTTCTTCATGGAGGTGGCGAAGCTGCGCGCCGCCCGCCTGCTGTGGGCGCGGCTCGTCAAGCAGTTCGACCCGAAGAACGCCAAGTCGCTCTCGCTGCGCACGCATTCGCAGACCTCGGGCTGGTCGCTGACCGCTCAGGACGTCTTCAACAACGTGACGCGTACGTGCATCGAGGCGATGGCGGCGACCCAGGGGCACACCCAGTCGCTGCACACCAACGCGCTCGACGAGGCGCTCGCGCTGCCGACGGACTTCTCGGCGCGCATCGCCCGCAACACCCAGCTCCTGCTCCAGCAGGAGTCGGGGACCTGCCGGTCGATCGACCCGTGGGGCGGCAGCGCGTACGTCGAGAAGCTGACGTACGACCTGGCGCGCCGGGCCTGGCAGCACATCCAGGAGGTCGAGGCGGCCGGCGGCATGGCGCAGGCCATCGACGCGGGCATCCCGAAGCTGCGCGTGGAGGAGGCCGCGGCGCGGACGCAGGCGCGCATCGACTCGGGCCGCCAGCCGGTGATCGGCGTGAACAAGTACCGGGTGGAGAACGACGAGCAGATCGACGTGCTCAAGGTCGACAACTCCTCGGTGCGCACGCAGCAGATCGAGAAGCTGCGCCGGCTGCGCGAGGAGCGCGACGAGGCGGTGACGCAGGACAAGCTGCGCGCGCTGACGAACGCGGCCGACCGCGCGGACGGGAACCTGCTCGCGCTGGCGGTGGACGCGGCGCGCGCGAAGGCGACCGTGGGTGAGATCTCGGACGCGCTGGAGAAGGTGTACGGGCGGCACGCGAGCCAGATCCGTACGATCTCGGGTGTGTACCGGACCGAGGCGGGAGAGTCCCCGAACGTGGAGCGCACGCGCGCACTGGTCGACCGCTTCGAGGAGGCGGAGGGCCGCCGCCCGCGGGTCCTGGTCGCCAAGATGGGCCAGGACGGGCACGACCGCGGCCAGAAGGTGATCGCGACCGCCTTCGCCGACCTGGGCTTCGACGTGGACGTCGGCCCGCTGTTCCAGACCCCGGCGGAGGTGGCCCGCCAGGCCGTCGAGGCGGACGTCCACGTGGTGGGCGTGTCGTCGCTGGCGGCCGGCCACCTGACCCTCGTACCGGCGCTGCGCGAGCAGCTGGCGGAGGAGGGGCGCGAGGACATCATGATCGTGGTGGGCGGGGTGATCCCGCCGGCCGACGTGCCGACGCTGCTGGAGATGGGCGCGGCGGCGGTGTTCCCGCCCGGCACGGTGATCCCGGACGCGGCCCACGACCTGGTGACGCGGTTGGCCGCGGATCTGGGCCACGAGCTGTAG
- a CDS encoding ABC transporter substrate-binding protein: protein MPAALASTSTTRRQFLTLLGISAAAVSCGTATATGGSAKQVTTLKYQGAVGTVLLPELAADLGYLGGLTLDWVGNTISGPQDIQSAATGQTHFGGAFNGAIVKLAASKAQIQSIISYYGSDKDTYLGYYVLEDSPIRSPRDLIGKKVGMNTLGAHAQALLEIYLERSGLSKADAAKVESLVVPPVNTEQALRQKQIEVGVLSGVLRDKALAAGGIRPLFKDFELLGAFSAGSYVMTRRFIKENPDTVRTFTTGVAKAIEWSRTTPREEVIARMTEIVKKRGRNEDTSTLQYWRSYGVAETGGRIADKEFQLWIDWLGERGEIKKGQLKATDLYTNEFNDQGKG, encoded by the coding sequence ATGCCCGCAGCCCTCGCCTCCACCTCCACCACCCGACGCCAGTTCCTCACCCTGCTCGGCATCTCGGCGGCCGCGGTGAGCTGCGGCACGGCCACCGCCACCGGCGGATCCGCCAAGCAGGTCACGACCCTCAAGTACCAGGGGGCCGTCGGCACGGTCCTGCTCCCCGAGCTGGCCGCGGACCTCGGCTACCTGGGCGGCCTGACCCTCGACTGGGTCGGCAACACCATCAGCGGCCCCCAGGACATCCAGTCCGCCGCCACCGGCCAGACCCACTTCGGCGGGGCCTTCAACGGCGCGATCGTCAAACTCGCCGCGAGCAAGGCCCAGATCCAGTCCATCATCTCCTACTACGGCTCCGACAAGGACACCTACCTCGGCTACTACGTCCTGGAGGACAGCCCGATCCGCTCGCCCCGCGACCTGATCGGCAAGAAGGTCGGCATGAACACGCTGGGCGCCCACGCCCAGGCGCTGCTGGAGATCTACCTGGAACGCAGCGGCCTGTCCAAGGCCGACGCGGCGAAGGTCGAGTCCCTCGTGGTCCCGCCCGTCAACACCGAACAGGCGCTGCGCCAGAAGCAGATCGAGGTCGGCGTGCTCAGCGGGGTCCTGCGCGACAAGGCCCTCGCCGCCGGGGGCATCCGCCCGCTGTTCAAGGACTTCGAGCTGCTGGGCGCCTTCAGCGCCGGGTCGTACGTGATGACCCGGCGGTTCATCAAGGAGAACCCCGACACCGTACGGACCTTCACGACCGGTGTCGCCAAGGCGATCGAGTGGTCCCGGACCACCCCGCGCGAGGAGGTCATCGCCCGGATGACCGAGATCGTCAAGAAGCGCGGCCGCAACGAGGACACCTCCACCCTCCAGTACTGGCGCTCCTACGGGGTGGCGGAGACGGGCGGCCGGATCGCCGACAAGGAGTTCCAGCTGTGGATCGACTGGCTCGGTGAGCGCGGCGAGATCAAGAAGGGCCAGCTCAAGGCCACCGACCTGTACACGAACGAGTTCAACGACCAGGGGAAGGGCTGA
- the meaB gene encoding methylmalonyl Co-A mutase-associated GTPase MeaB, translating to MAPKIEIEAYAKGVLGGKRAFIARAITLVESTLPAHRALAQQLLTELLPHTGRARRIGISGVPGVGKSTFIDAFGTMLTGLGHRVAVLAVDPSSTRTGGSILGDKTRMERLSVDPAAFVRPSPSAGTLGGVAKATRESMIVMEAAGYDVVLVETVGVGQSETTVAGMVDSFLLLSLARTGDQLQGIKKGVLELADVLAVNKADGPHERDAKAAARELSGALRLMHPADAAWTPPVLTCSARESAGLDEVWNRLEQHRRLLDAGGRLAAKRAQQQVEWTWSMVRDELLDRLRGNPAVRELSPALEAAIRAGTLTPTSAADRILAAFGQG from the coding sequence ATGGCTCCGAAGATCGAGATCGAGGCCTACGCCAAGGGGGTCCTCGGCGGGAAGCGCGCGTTCATCGCGCGCGCCATCACCCTCGTCGAGTCCACCCTGCCCGCCCACCGCGCGCTGGCGCAGCAACTGCTGACGGAGCTGCTCCCGCACACGGGACGGGCGCGCAGGATCGGGATCAGCGGGGTGCCGGGGGTCGGCAAGTCCACGTTCATCGACGCGTTCGGCACGATGCTGACGGGGCTGGGCCACCGGGTGGCGGTCCTCGCGGTGGACCCCTCCTCCACGCGCACGGGCGGCTCCATCCTGGGCGACAAGACGAGGATGGAGCGGCTGTCGGTGGACCCGGCGGCGTTCGTCCGCCCCTCCCCCTCGGCGGGCACGCTGGGCGGGGTGGCGAAGGCGACGCGCGAATCCATGATCGTCATGGAGGCGGCGGGCTACGACGTGGTCCTCGTCGAGACGGTGGGCGTGGGCCAGTCGGAGACGACGGTCGCCGGCATGGTGGACTCCTTCCTCCTGCTCTCCCTGGCCCGTACGGGCGATCAGCTGCAGGGCATCAAGAAGGGTGTCCTGGAGCTGGCGGACGTCCTCGCGGTGAACAAGGCGGACGGCCCGCACGAGCGCGACGCGAAGGCGGCGGCGCGGGAGCTGTCGGGCGCCCTGCGCCTGATGCACCCGGCGGACGCGGCCTGGACCCCGCCGGTCCTCACGTGCAGCGCGCGGGAGTCGGCGGGCCTGGACGAGGTCTGGAACCGCCTGGAGCAGCACCGCCGCCTGCTGGACGCGGGAGGCCGCCTGGCGGCCAAGCGGGCGCAGCAGCAGGTGGAGTGGACCTGGTCGATGGTGCGCGACGAGCTCCTGGACCGGCTGCGCGGCAATCCGGCGGTCCGCGAGCTGTCCCCCGCCCTGGAGGCGGCGATCCGCGCGGGCACGCTCACCCCCACCTCGGCGGCGGACCGCATCCTGGCGGCGTTCGGGCAGGGCTGA
- a CDS encoding asparaginase codes for MGRIVVISTGGTIASRWQGSGFAADADGREVMATAPLPEDITVEVVDLFSVNSPRLTTAHQLTLLRTVHEVLADPGVDGIVVTHGTDTLEESAFLVDLHHHDPRTVVFTGAQRPMGTADGDGPGNLYDALLTAASTRGLGVLIAFGGRVHAARGTVKTQAVALDAFADPSKELLGKIGFGKVTMLRSPQRPEPLPLPAMPEVPPRVDVVMHHADGDPVLLNAALAAGARGLVLVGTGAGNATPEIVEAVRDAIARGVLVALTTRVAAGPVTEIYTHGGAVDLVAAGAVPTGTLRAPQARIAVLSALLASEDEADRVRILQRSVSSAEPALVTA; via the coding sequence ATGGGACGGATCGTCGTCATCAGCACCGGCGGCACGATAGCCAGCCGCTGGCAGGGTTCCGGCTTCGCCGCCGACGCCGACGGGCGTGAGGTCATGGCCACCGCGCCGCTGCCCGAGGACATCACCGTCGAGGTGGTGGACCTGTTCAGCGTGAACAGCCCCCGGCTGACCACCGCCCACCAGCTCACCCTGCTGCGCACCGTGCACGAGGTGCTCGCCGACCCGGGCGTGGACGGCATCGTCGTCACGCACGGAACCGACACCCTGGAGGAGTCGGCGTTCCTCGTCGACCTGCACCACCACGACCCGCGCACCGTGGTCTTCACCGGCGCGCAGCGGCCCATGGGCACCGCCGACGGGGACGGCCCCGGCAACCTCTACGACGCGCTGCTCACGGCCGCGAGCACGCGGGGGCTCGGCGTGCTGATCGCCTTCGGCGGGCGGGTGCACGCGGCCCGCGGCACGGTGAAGACGCAGGCGGTGGCGCTGGACGCGTTCGCCGACCCCTCGAAGGAACTGCTCGGCAAGATCGGCTTCGGCAAGGTCACGATGCTGCGGAGCCCGCAGCGCCCGGAGCCGCTGCCGCTGCCGGCGATGCCGGAGGTGCCGCCGCGGGTGGACGTCGTGATGCACCACGCGGACGGGGACCCGGTGCTGCTGAACGCCGCGCTCGCGGCGGGTGCGCGGGGGCTGGTCCTGGTCGGTACGGGGGCCGGGAACGCGACTCCCGAGATCGTGGAGGCGGTACGGGACGCCATCGCGCGGGGCGTGCTGGTCGCGCTGACCACGCGGGTCGCCGCCGGGCCGGTGACCGAGATCTACACCCACGGCGGAGCCGTGGACCTGGTGGCCGCGGGCGCCGTCCCGACGGGCACCCTGCGCGCCCCGCAGGCACGGATCGCCGTACTGTCGGCGCTGCTGGCCTCCGAGGACGAGGCGGACCGCGTCCGCATCCTCCAGCGCAGCGTCTCCTCGGCGGAGCCGGCGCTCGTCACCGCCTGA
- the ssuE gene encoding NADPH-dependent FMN reductase produces MPTLLALTGSPSPHSRTAVVADHVLRRLTHAGFDTAHLAVRELPAADLLSARRGEPEIRRALEAVAQADGIIVATPVYKAAYTGLLKAFLDLLPQDGLAGKTVLPIATGGSLAHVLTLDYALRPVLAALGARHVTAGRFVLDSSVERGAGPGRLRPEAELDLFQAVDEFADALNAQTSAAPLATTAP; encoded by the coding sequence GTGCCCACCCTGCTCGCCCTCACCGGCAGCCCCTCCCCGCACTCCCGTACCGCCGTCGTCGCCGACCACGTGCTGCGCCGACTGACCCACGCCGGGTTCGACACCGCCCACCTCGCCGTACGGGAGCTCCCCGCCGCCGACCTCCTCTCCGCCCGCCGCGGCGAGCCGGAGATCCGCCGGGCCCTCGAAGCCGTGGCGCAGGCCGACGGGATCATCGTCGCGACCCCCGTCTACAAGGCCGCCTACACCGGCCTGCTCAAGGCCTTCCTCGATCTGCTCCCGCAGGACGGGCTGGCCGGGAAGACGGTCCTGCCGATCGCCACCGGCGGCAGCCTCGCCCACGTCCTGACCCTCGACTACGCCCTGCGCCCCGTCCTCGCCGCCCTCGGAGCCCGGCACGTCACCGCCGGCCGGTTCGTCCTGGACTCCTCCGTGGAACGCGGCGCCGGCCCCGGCCGGCTGCGGCCCGAGGCGGAGCTGGACCTCTTCCAGGCCGTCGACGAGTTCGCCGACGCGCTGAACGCCCAGACCTCCGCGGCCCCCCTCGCCACCACCGCCCCGTAG
- a CDS encoding ABC transporter permease, whose amino-acid sequence MSTAADTKTTAAEAEAVRAEGAPTAAPAPAPVREPAPEQEPAPEREPAPVRDPAPSAAAPDPARAAGGPPALRALARWLRAAALRSAAILALLAVWEAAPRLALVDSTFLPPVSEVAAAWWELAGNGQLAEHTQASLIRSFGGFGIAVVVAVPLGLLIGWYRPVAVLLGPLLEVFRNTAALALLPVFVLLLGIGETSKVSIVVYACVWPILLNTISAVGNADPTLVRLARSMDLSTPRLFQKVILPASVPAIFTGIRLAGAVSILVLVAAEMIGAKAGLGYLINASQFNFAIPEMYAGIVTISAIGVAFNQLLVSVERRLSLWRVPA is encoded by the coding sequence ATGAGTACCGCAGCCGATACGAAGACCACCGCGGCCGAGGCGGAAGCCGTTCGAGCGGAGGGCGCGCCCACCGCGGCGCCGGCGCCCGCGCCCGTACGGGAACCCGCACCGGAACAGGAACCCGCACCGGAACGGGAGCCCGCGCCCGTACGGGACCCCGCGCCCTCGGCCGCCGCCCCGGATCCGGCCCGGGCCGCGGGCGGCCCGCCCGCCCTGCGCGCCCTCGCCCGGTGGCTGCGCGCGGCGGCACTGCGGTCGGCGGCGATCCTCGCCCTGCTCGCGGTCTGGGAGGCGGCGCCCCGGCTCGCACTGGTGGACTCCACCTTCCTCCCGCCGGTCAGCGAGGTCGCGGCGGCCTGGTGGGAACTGGCGGGCAACGGACAGCTCGCCGAGCACACCCAGGCCAGCCTGATCCGCTCCTTCGGCGGCTTCGGCATCGCCGTCGTCGTCGCGGTCCCGCTCGGCCTGCTGATCGGCTGGTACCGCCCCGTCGCGGTGCTGCTCGGCCCGCTGCTGGAGGTGTTCCGCAACACCGCGGCCCTCGCCCTGCTGCCCGTGTTCGTCCTGCTGCTCGGCATCGGCGAGACCTCGAAGGTCTCGATCGTCGTCTACGCCTGCGTCTGGCCGATCCTGCTGAACACCATCAGCGCCGTCGGCAACGCCGATCCGACGCTGGTGCGACTGGCCCGGTCCATGGACCTGTCCACGCCGAGGCTGTTCCAGAAGGTGATCCTCCCGGCCTCCGTACCGGCGATCTTCACCGGCATCCGGCTGGCCGGCGCCGTCTCGATCCTGGTCCTCGTGGCCGCCGAGATGATCGGCGCGAAGGCGGGTCTCGGTTATCTGATCAACGCCTCGCAGTTCAACTTCGCGATCCCCGAGATGTACGCGGGCATCGTCACCATCTCCGCCATCGGCGTGGCCTTCAACCAGCTCCTCGTCAGCGTGGAACGCCGCCTCAGCCTCTGGCGCGTCCCCGCCTGA
- a CDS encoding ABC transporter ATP-binding protein, with the protein MAKIVFESVTKTFPTKQAKGRRAGAPGAGSFTALDGVDLEIAAGEFVVVVGPSGCGKSTLLDLLGGLTRPTSGRILLDGEPVTGPGLDRGIVFQQYALLPWRTALGNIEFGLEATGVPRRERTQRAREFLDLVGLSGFEDRHPHELSGGMRQRVAIARSLAYDPDVLLMDEPFAALDAQTRESLQDELRRIWQRTGKTVVFITHGIEEAVYLGQRVAVMTSRPGRIKEAVPVSFGDRATGAGGEELRSSPEFARYRHEIWTLLHDEVARAQQLEKEEATV; encoded by the coding sequence GTGGCGAAGATCGTGTTCGAGTCCGTGACGAAGACCTTCCCGACGAAGCAGGCCAAGGGCAGGAGGGCCGGAGCCCCCGGGGCCGGGAGTTTCACCGCCCTCGACGGGGTGGACCTGGAGATAGCGGCCGGGGAGTTCGTGGTGGTCGTCGGCCCCAGCGGCTGCGGCAAGTCCACCCTCCTCGACCTCCTGGGGGGCCTGACCCGGCCCACCTCCGGCCGGATCCTCCTCGACGGGGAGCCGGTCACCGGACCCGGCCTGGACCGGGGCATCGTCTTCCAGCAGTACGCCCTGCTGCCCTGGCGCACCGCGCTCGGCAACATCGAGTTCGGGCTGGAGGCGACGGGTGTCCCCCGGCGTGAACGCACGCAGCGGGCCCGGGAGTTCCTGGACCTCGTCGGCCTGAGCGGTTTCGAGGACCGCCACCCGCACGAACTGTCCGGTGGCATGCGCCAGCGCGTGGCCATCGCCCGCTCCCTGGCCTACGACCCGGACGTCCTGCTGATGGACGAGCCGTTCGCCGCGCTCGACGCGCAGACCCGCGAATCCCTCCAGGACGAGCTGCGCCGCATCTGGCAGCGCACCGGCAAGACCGTCGTGTTCATCACGCACGGGATCGAGGAGGCCGTGTACCTCGGGCAGCGGGTGGCCGTGATGACCTCCCGGCCCGGCCGGATCAAGGAGGCCGTCCCCGTCTCCTTCGGCGACCGGGCCACCGGCGCCGGCGGTGAGGAACTGCGCTCCAGCCCGGAATTCGCCCGCTACCGCCACGAGATCTGGACCCTGCTCCACGACGAGGTGGCCCGCGCCCAGCAACTGGAGAAGGAGGAGGCCACCGTATGA
- a CDS encoding TauD/TfdA dioxygenase family protein, with the protein MSTATRTQITVTRIGGRIGAEIAGVQLGGELPAEVVTEIRAALLAHKVVFFRDQDHLDEAGHEAFAQLLGTPVAHPTVPSADGRYALGIDSHHGARANQWHTDVTFVPAYPAFSILRAVTIPPYGGNTLWANTATAYAHLPEPLRVLADGLRAVHTNEYDYAALKPDALPEALVQYREVFTSTKFRTEHPVVRVHPETGERTLLLGNFVQRIEGLTGQDSRALVDLFQSHIERPENTVRWQWRAGDVAIWDNRATQHYGVDDSDDHERTLRRVTVDGDVPVGPDGLPSRLISPETVPDPSFGIPSGASATA; encoded by the coding sequence ATGAGCACCGCCACCCGCACCCAGATCACCGTCACCCGGATCGGTGGCCGGATCGGCGCCGAGATCGCAGGCGTCCAGCTCGGGGGTGAGCTTCCGGCGGAGGTCGTCACCGAGATCCGGGCCGCCCTGCTCGCCCACAAGGTCGTCTTCTTCCGCGACCAGGACCACCTCGACGAGGCCGGCCACGAGGCCTTCGCCCAGCTGCTCGGCACGCCCGTCGCCCACCCCACCGTGCCCTCCGCCGACGGCCGTTACGCCCTCGGCATCGACTCCCACCACGGCGCCCGCGCCAACCAGTGGCACACCGACGTCACCTTCGTCCCCGCCTACCCCGCCTTCTCCATCCTCCGCGCCGTCACCATCCCCCCGTACGGCGGCAACACCCTCTGGGCCAACACCGCCACCGCGTACGCCCACCTCCCCGAGCCGCTCCGGGTCCTCGCCGACGGCCTGCGCGCCGTCCACACCAACGAGTACGACTACGCCGCCCTCAAGCCCGACGCGCTCCCCGAGGCCCTCGTCCAGTACCGCGAGGTGTTCACGTCCACGAAGTTCCGCACCGAGCACCCCGTCGTCCGCGTCCACCCCGAGACCGGCGAACGCACCCTGCTCCTCGGCAACTTCGTCCAGCGGATCGAGGGCCTGACCGGTCAGGACTCCCGCGCGCTGGTCGACCTCTTCCAGTCGCACATCGAGCGCCCCGAGAACACCGTCCGCTGGCAGTGGCGGGCCGGTGACGTCGCGATCTGGGACAACCGCGCCACCCAGCACTACGGCGTCGACGACTCCGACGACCACGAGCGCACCCTGCGCCGCGTGACGGTCGACGGCGACGTCCCCGTCGGCCCGGACGGGTTGCCGTCCCGCCTGATCAGCCCCGAGACCGTTCCCGACCCGTCCTTCGGCATCCCGTCGGGCGCGTCCGCCACCGCCTGA